AGTTGCCGAAGCTGCCATGAAACGAAGGAATATTGAATTATCCGAACAAGACAAAAAAATCCTGAAACATGTTTTTGAAGAAACCAAAAAGTATAGAAATGACACCGTTTAAAAGAGCAAGAAACTTGGAACTTTTGTATAAAGGAGCTACTCTTTTCGGGTGGCTTTTTTCTAATACATCATTCAGGTTCAAGTAATAAATGGTATTACATATACAGTTTACGATTGCCGCACCTGCTGAAAAGTAGCAATGGTTTTTAAATTTTTGATAGTTGCTGCCGGATCATCACTATTAAAAACAAAGCTTCCGGCAACTAAAACATCAGCTCCGGCTTTTATTAAATCACCGGCATTTTTATCTGTTATACCGCCGTCAATTTCTATAGATGCATTGGACGACGAAAGCACTATCAAATCTTTTAGCTGACGTATTTTTTTATAGGTGTTCTCTATAAAAAACTGACCTCCAAAACCTGGATTTACACTCATGATACATACCAAATCCAAGTCCGCAATGCTGTCTTCCAAAAGAGAGACAGGAGTATGCGGATTTAAGGCAACTCCGGCTTTCATTCCTGCTTCTTTGATAGCTTGTATGGTTCTATGTATATGTGTGCATGCCTCGTAATGCACTGTTAATATATTTGCTCCTAAATCTGCAAACGTTTGGATATACCTGTCAGGGTCTACAATCATTAAATGTACATCCATTGTTTTTTTTGCATGCCCGGAGATGGCTTTTAGAACAGGCATACCAAAAGAAATATTAGGTACAAAAACACCGTCCATAACGTCTATGTGAAACCAATCGGCAACACTGTGATTTACCATTTCAATATCGCGTTGTAAATTACCAAAATCGGCAGCTAAAACAGAAGGAGCAATTAATTTGTTCATGAGTATTATATTATGTTAACTTTTATTTTCTCAAAAAAAAGAATGCCTTTTCTCAGTGCTTTAAGAGAGTTAAGCGAACTTTAAACTTTGAACTTTCAAACGCTATTATTATATCATTGCTAAAAATAGGTATTGTTTTTCTATGTTGACAGGGCAATATGAATTTTTTTGAAATTATGAAAAGTGATAATTAAAAAAAACCACTGTAAATCAATTTTCTTACAGTGGTTTT
This window of the Flavobacteriaceae bacterium genome carries:
- a CDS encoding ribulose-phosphate 3-epimerase, with product MNKLIAPSVLAADFGNLQRDIEMVNHSVADWFHIDVMDGVFVPNISFGMPVLKAISGHAKKTMDVHLMIVDPDRYIQTFADLGANILTVHYEACTHIHRTIQAIKEAGMKAGVALNPHTPVSLLEDSIADLDLVCIMSVNPGFGGQFFIENTYKKIRQLKDLIVLSSSNASIEIDGGITDKNAGDLIKAGADVLVAGSFVFNSDDPAATIKNLKTIATFQQVRQS